GTTTTGAAGGGGCAGGCGAGGTTGCCGCGGTCGGCAAGAATGTCACGCATCTGAAGGTGGGTGACCGCGTTGCCTACGGCCAGAGCCCGATTGGCGCCTATGCGTACGTGCGTAACGTACCCGCAGCCCAGGTCGTCAAGTTACCAGACGGCATTTCTTACGAGCAGGCTGCTGCCATCATGCTCAAGGGTCTGACTGTTCAGTATCTGTTTCGCCAGACTTACCGCATCAAGGAAGGGGAGACCATTCTCTTTCACGCAGCCGCCGGCGGTGTTGGTCTGATCGCCTGTCAGTGGGCCAAGGCGCTTGGCGTGAAGCTGATCGGTACAGCCTCCAGCCAGGAGAAGATGGATCTCGCACTGGAACACGGTGCCTGGAAAATGATCAACTACTCGACCGAGAATGTGCCTGAGCGGGTGCTGGAGTTGACCGATGGCAAGAAAGTACCAGTTGTTTACGACGGCGTTGGCAAGAGTACCTGGGAAATGTCACTTGACAGCCTCCAGCCGCGTGGTCTGCTGGTCAGTTATGGCAATGCCTCTGGTGCAGTCGAAGGCGTGAATCTTGGCATCCTGGCAGCCAAGGGCTCACTGTACGTGACCCGTCCTACACTCGCCGTGCACGTCAATACTGCCGAGAAGATGCAGGCCGCAGCGGACGAACTGTTTGACCTGGTCGTTCAAGGCAAGATCAAGGTGCGTATTGACCAGCGCTATCGACTGGAAGAAGCTGCGCAGGCTCAGGAAGCTCTGGCCGCCAGAAAGACCACAGGTGCTTCTGTGTTTGTGCTGGACTGATTGCACGACACCGTCAGATCCGCCCGCGTGCTCGATTGGGCGCGTGGGTGCTGGAGGGCAGGTCATGTCAGATGGCAATCACCATGGCAGCCTGGGCCGCAGAGGATTGCCTTTGCTGCATGATCGCGTCGTCGGACTGGTTCTGATGCGCGGACGGATTTCTGGTTGTGCCTTGACGGGCGAACTGGATCAGGATGGCGTTGCCCGGGAGTGGACGTTTCCCGACACGCAAGACGGTCAGGCAGCGCTGTTATCCTGGATCCAGGCTGATCCACCCGAAATCATTGCAGTTGAAAGCCTGCGAAGTCCTGTTGCGAACGCTGGTCGATCCAGAGAACCGTTTATTGACGAGGCCCTCTGCAAGGCCCTTCGGAACGTCTTTTTGATGAGAGGCGAGCGCATCGCATCAACGGATCCTGTGCAAAGCAGGGTGAGCGAGGTTCTTCTTGTCGATACGCACTACTTCAAACGCGTGCCGGCCCGACCAGCGGATGTCAGTGATGCCAGGTGGCTGGCCTGGCTGGTCGGGCACGGTCTGTATCGCACGCTGGAGAAATCCATGGCAAGGTGAAGACCGCAGAGTGGCACGACACGGCAGGCCCCTGATGCGCTCTGTCGTGCAGCCTCACCCGGTGCTCGCCCTGTTACATCAGAGTGAGTTCACTTCGCCTGATCAGCTTCGAGGTGGTAGCGTGTAACGCGCTCGACTTCTTCCTTTGACCCCATGACGACACTGACGCGTTCGTGAAGTCCCTGTGGCTGAATGTCCATGATGCGCGTGCGACCGTTGGTGGACATGCCGCCCGCCTGTTCGACCAGAAATGACATGGGGTTGGCCTCATACATCAGGCGCAGTTTGCCCGGCTTGTTCGGGTCTCTGGCATCCCAGGGGTACATGAATACACCCCCGCGAATAATCAGACGATGAACGTCAGCCACCATCGAGGCAATCCAGCGCATGTTGAAGTTCTTGCCACGAGGACCTTCCGTGCCAGCCAGGCACTCGTCGATGTAACGGTTGACGGGCTTCTCCCAGTGACGGGTATTCGACATGTTGATGGCAAACTCGCTGGTTTGCTCAGGGATGGTCAAGTCCTCGTGCGTGAGCACCCATGAGCCCATCTCCCGATCGAGCGTGAAGCCCACCACACCCTCGCCAACCGTGAGGACCAGCATAGTCTGCGGGCCATAGATTGCGTAGCCTGCTGCGACCTGGGTATGTCCTGGCTGCATGAAGTCGGCCTCGCAGATGTCGCGGCCAGAGGCATCGGCTGGTGCCTTGATTACAGAAAAAATGGTGCCGATCGACACGTTGACGTCAATGTTCGAGGAGCCATCGAGCGGATCGAACAGCAGCAGATATTCGCCTTTGGGGTAGCGATTGGGAATCAGGTAGATCGCCTCCATCTCTTCTGATGCCATGGCAGCCAGGTGGCCACCCCACTCGTTGGCTTCAAGGAGATACTCATTGGAGATCACATCGAGCTTTTTCTGGACTTCGCCCTGAATATTCTCGGTCCCGAGACTGCCCAGTACACCACCAAGCGCACCTTTGCTGACATGGTGGCTGATGGTCTTGCAGGCACGTGAAACAATTTCGATCAGCAGGCGAAGCTCTGGCGGCAAGGCTTTGTCAGTACGTTGTTTCTCGACGAGGTACTGGGTGAGGGAAGTTCTTTTCTTGTTCATCGTGGGGTCACTCGTTTAAAGCTTGTTGGTTCAACAGGAAACCGCATTCATCAGGTGATCAGGCCCGGGGATATCCTCCCCAAGCCTGAAAAGGCCGGCATGGTCGTCAGAGCGCAAGTGCCTTGCCCACCACCTCACGCGTGTTTGGTGACAGATCGGACTGGTCCGCAACTGACTGTAGTGCAGCCTGCATCATATCTTGCGTAACCGGACGGTGGTGACGCCAGTGGTCCAATACCCGTGCCAGACGCGCAGCAACTTCCGGGTTGCTGCGGTCCAGATCGATGACTTGCTCGGCCCAGAACTGGTAGCCGCTGCCGTCTGCAGCGTGGAATCCGAGCGGATTGTTAGCGCAGAACTGGAACAGCAAAGCCCGGACGCGATTCGGGTTGCGTCGGTTGAAGGCAGGGTGCTGCATGAGCGAACGGGCTTTGGCTACATCTGTCGTCGGTGCGCTCGCCTGCAGGGCAAACCATTTGTCAATGACGAGTGCATTGTCCTGAAAACGTGTGTAGAAAGATTCGCTCGCATCGAGCACGGCAGAATCATGCTCTGGGTGACGGAAAAGAGCCAGTAAAGCACCAAGTCTGGCGGTCATGTTGCCAGCCCTGTCATATTGTGCCAACGCAAGCGCCTTACCCTGGGTGCTGCCCATTTGGCAAAGCCAGTCCAGTGCCAGATTAACCAGCGCCCTGCGACCCGCAGCCAGTGCCGAGGGGTCAAACACGTCCTTACTATCATCACCATCAGCCTGCGCCTCAGTGACGATCTGCACCAGCGCTGTTTCGAGGGGGCGCGCCAGAATCTGGACGAGTCTGTTCTTTGCCTGTGCAACGGCCAGAGGATCCATCTGATCCATCTGGTGCAGCAAATACTTGTCACTTGGCATCTCAAGCAGTCGGGTACGGTAAGCATCGTCCAGTGTGGTGTCCTGCAGGATCAGCGAGAACGTATCCGATAGTGTATGGATACTGGTTGTCAGACTCTCGGGGAGATCAGTCCGGGCCTGCCCGTCGTCCGCCAGTTCTGCAAGTTTCAGTACTGCGTTGCTCAAGAGTATCTGGGTCGCTTCCCAGCGCGCAAAGGCGTTCGGATCGTGTCGCGCCAGCCGATGCAGCGCCTCCTGTGGCTGCGAGATCTCAAGCCGGACAGGTGCCGAAAAATCCCTGAGGAAGGACCCGGCTGCGTCCTGCGTCCAGCCGTTGATCAGCCAGCTTTGGGACTGCCTGGTCAGTTCCAGCAAAAGGGTCTGCCCATGTTGCTCATCGCACTGGAGTGTGAGCGACTCACCTTGCTGGTTGATTGCACCGAGCAGAACAGGAATGTGAAATGGCTGCTTCTCGATATTTGCGTTGCGCTCCACGCCAACTGGCGGACACTGCTGAGAAAGTGTCAGTCGAATCTGGTCGTGTTCGGAGGTCCTCTCGGTCGTCACTTTGACGCTCGGCGTACCTGCTTGCGAGTACCAGCGTGCAAACACGGTCAGGTCACGTTCCGGGTGACGGGTCTGCCATGCATGCTGCATGGCATCCACAAAGTCGTCGCAGGTCACCGCCTGGCCATCGTGGCGTCTGAAATACTCTTTCATCCCCAGCTGAAAGATCTCCTCTCCCAGCAGTGTATGCATCATGCGGATGACTTCCGCGCCTTTCTCGTAGACTGTGGCGGTATAGAAATTGCTGATCTCTTCGTAGCTTTGCGGGCGGATCGGGTGTGCCATCGGGCCGGCATCTTCCGGGAACTGCGCCGCACGCAGCATCGCCACATCATCAATGCGCTTGACTGAGCGGGCACTCGCTGCGCGGGCCGGGTCAAGCCCCTCAGCCTTCATGTCGGCTGTGAACTCCTGGTCCCGAAATACAGTCAATCCCTCCTTGAGGCTGAGCTGGAACCAGTCCCGGCAGGTGACCCGGTTGCCAGTCCAGTTGTGGAAGTACTCGTGGCCGATGACTGCTTCAATCCCCTCAAAATTAGAGTCAGTTGCGGTTTCCGGGTCAGCAAGTACATATGCTGCGTTGAAGACGTTCAGACCTTTGTTTTCCATGGCGCCCATGTTGAAGTCGGCTGCAACCACAATCATGAATCTGTCCAGATCAAGTTCCAGATCGAATCGGGATTCGTCCCAGCGCAGTGCCCTGATGAGGCTCTCCATGGCCCACAGCGTTCGGTCAAACGTCCCTGGGTCGCTGTAGATTTGCAACAACACCTCTCGCCCACTGCGGGTGCGCACAGTTTGTTCGCGGCAGTCAAACTGTCCGGCTACCAGGGCGAACAGATAACTGGGTTTGAGAAACGGATCTTCCCAGACGCAGGACTGACGCCCGTCGGGCAACTGCTCAGCGTGAATCCGGTTGCCATTGGACAGCAGAATGGGATACACATCGGGATCTGCTCTCAAGGTGACCTGGAACCGTGACATGACATCTGGCCGGTCGGCAAACCAGCTGATGCGCCTGAAACCCTCCGGTTCACACTGGGTAAAGAGACTCTTCCCCGATACGTAAAGCCCCATCAGGGCATCATTGGACGACGGATTGCAGGAACTGTCGATCTCCAGTGTGCACGCCCGCGGCAAGCTTCGAATAATGAGCTTGCCCAGATCTTTGTCGAGTTCGTAGTGGTCCCAGCTCTGCCCGTCGATCCGCAGGCCTCTCAGGTCAATCGCTTCTCCATCAAGTATCAGCGCCTCGCCTGTCATCGTGTCGGCCTTGGCCTTGACGTCAATCTTCGTATGCACCAGCGTGCACTTCGGATCGAGATCGAATTCGAGATGAATGGCAGGAAGCTCGTAAGGGTAGGGGGTGTAATCAGTTCGTTGAATTGTCATGCGCAGATCTGCCCAGGGGCCCGGTTAAATGCGTTTCAGGAATCCTTCCATATGGGCCTCATTGTATGACCGACATTCAAGCCTTGCTTGATTCAAGGTCGATTGGAGGCCGGGTTGGGCGTGGTTGTGTTGTTCTGCGAACGGAGGTGAGCGCATCCGATCAGCCTGGCTGAGTCGTATGGCGGGCTGTCTCCGCCCTTTGAAAGGCTAGCCCGGATTGGCGCACCACATCGGGTATCGCTATGAAGCGAGGCGGGCGTCATGCTTTCAAGGTTGACTGGAGTTTGCAATTAAAGACTGATCCGCCCCGGATTTTTCGCTTTGGGTCATTGCCTGCGACACGAGTTCTGATGCAGTAGCAACCCGGGATTGCGCCTCATGCTCATCCAGCATGCGCAGAACGCGCTCGCGGATCATTGCATCGTGCAGTTCGGTTTGACGCACCTCGTCGCGTAGTGACTTTAACAATGACGCGGCCATGAACACCATCAGCACCATGAACGGAAATGCGGCGACAATTGAAATGGTTTGCAAGGCTTGAAGCCCACCTGTCAGCAACAAAACGCCTGCTACCCCAGCCTGGATTCCACCCCAGACAAAGCGCAAAGTACGACTGGGTACCAAAGCCCCTTTTGCGGTAAACATGCCCAGCACAAAGGTGGCGGAGTTGGCGGACGTGATTACAAACAGCCCGATTAAAATCAGAAAAAGAATGCTGCTAACGTTATAGGCTGGCAATAGCTCCAGCATGCCAAACAAGCCAGCGCTCACTTCTACGTCTACGAGTTGCGCCAGATGGGCGTTCTCAAACATTTCAAAATACAGTGCTGATCCGCCAAACGTGGCAAACCAGACAGCGCTCAGCAAGACAGGTACGCCGATGACGCCAAGCAGGAACTGGCGTATTGTGCGTCCACGTGAAATGCGCGCAATGAACGAACCGACGAAGGGCGCCCACGACAACCCCCAGGCCCAGTAGAAAATCGTCCAGCGCTGCACCCAGTCTTCGCCGGTGTAGGGCGACATGACAAAGCTCATGCCAAACATGTTATTGAAATAGTCGCCAATGGCGTTTGTCATGGCTGCTGTAATAAAGTCGGTAGGGCCAGCGAAGAAAACAAAAACGAGCAATACTGCCGCCAGCATAATGTTCAGATCACTGACATAGCGGATACCGCTTTCAAGTGGCGTCAATGAAGCCAGCATGAAAATCAGGCTGACCCCGGCAAGAATCATAAGTTGTGATTCGAAACCAAATGGGAAACCAAAGACTGCCTGAGCCCCGCTATTGAGCTGAATCATGCCCAGGCCCAGAGTCGTGGCGACACCAAACACGGTGGACACCACCGCCAGAATGTTAATGGCGTGTCCCAGGCTGCCGTCAACGCGGTTACCCAGCGTCGAACGAAATCCTTCGCTGATCAGGCCGCCGCGTTGCAGTCGAAAGCGCACGTACGCAATGCTAAGGCCAACCACGGCAAAGTTGGCCCATTGATGGAAACCCCAGTGGAACAGGGAATACTGCATTGCCAGACTGGCTGCCTGTGCAGTGGCGGGCTCTGCCCTGCCCAAAGGCGGCGTGATGAAGTGAGTCATAGGCTCGGCCACACCCCAGAACACCAGACCCACCCCCATACCAGCCGAAAAAATCATGCCCAGCCAGGAGAAATACGAAAACTCGGGTGCCTCACCCTCGACACCAAGGCGGATATCGCCGTATCGACTAAAGGCCACTCCCAGACAAAATACAAGAAAGCCAGTGGTAATGACTAGATACAGCCAGCCGAAATGAGAAGTTGTGAAGTGCAACACGTTGGCAGCGGTGGTGGCGAGCTCTGCAGGGCTCACTGCCCCGTAAAACACAAACCCGCTTAATATCAGCGCTGAAACATAGAAAACCCACCCTGGTCGTTCAGAACTCAAAACTCATCTCCATCGGTTATGCGCTGCCCCTCGCTCACGGTACGTAACTGAGAGCAACTTGATCCCAGGCCCCGGAGGATCCGGTCTGGTTCGAAGGGCAGACTTGCTTTCTTCACTTCACATCTTCTCTCTACCATAGCAACGGGCGAAAGATCTGAACAGAACCCCTCTCTTCTTGTCGGCCGGAGGGATGGGCGCCTGTGATCGTTTCGTTCTGGAAGCAGGCGAGCATTGCGCAGCAATGCTAGAGCGGAACTGCTTGAACGCCGGGAGTGGGCAAATTTTGCAGTTCAGGTTCGCTCATGAAATCGCTATCGCCGAACGAAATGGTGGGCATTCCGGGCATGAGTGCTCGGAGGTCGATTAGTCTCCCGTCCCAGGTAGAACCAGGATGGGCTCAGTCCTAAGGTAATGCTGTTCGCAGACATGAGTGACCAATGGCGAAGGTGCCGTGTGCGTTGATGTTTGGCGTTCGGGAGACGTTTCTCAACCCTCAATGCCAGACGGTCTTCTGCCATGACCTGCGTCTGGCAAGTGGTTGTCTGCTATCAGAAACAGCCCCAGCAGAAACAGCAGAAATCGTGGAGGTTCATTGTGGAAGTGCGTTTCTCCGGAACATTACCCGATCATCATCTTCGCAACAGCGCCTTCCCCCACGAGATCCAGTTGTGATGAATACTGAAGCCATTCGGGCAACATGGCGCGTGCGCCCAGAAGGGCATCAACCGGACTGGTCTCTACTTGAGAGTAAACGGGATCTCGATGGAAGCGTTGTTTATCTGGATACAGCGGGGATGCCAGGGCCCGAGTGCGGTGGGTCCTGCCACCAGAGTTTCCCGCTATGTCGCGCCGATGGAGCCAGATTCTTCACTGTGACTGGAGTGCAGGAGTGGCGTGCTCGTCAAAGAGAAGTACTTGACGATCAAGCAAGGCACTCGATAAGGTCTGTCGCGCTCCGTGCGACCACTAGCGTGCGACCAGCCATGTATGGCTAGCCATATTCCGATTCAGTCAAGCGAAGGACTGGCGTTTGCCGGGTCCTCAGATGCCAGACGTGCTATTGCTGAGGCTCAGAGTGTTCTGATCGGCTGAAGGCTGTGGCTGCTCCTTGGGTTCGATCAGAAACTGATCCCGGCTGACGCCACGGCTTTCTGCTTCTGTGATCCAGCGTGGTGGTTTGCCACGACCAGTCCACTTGTCGTCAGTTTCCGGATTGCGATACTTGGGTGCAACGGGTCCGCGAGGTGCGCCGACTGATTTGCGTGCTGTGCGGGTCTTGGCCGCGACGCGCCCACCTTTGGCGTAGGCTGCAAGCAGCTCCTCCGGGGTGATTTCATACTCTTTCATCGACCGGATGATGTTGTCAATCACTGGCTGACGATTCTTGCTTTCAAGAAGCTCGATCTGTCGCTGCAGCTTCTCCATCTCTTTCTTGATCTTGGCTTTTTTGGCTGCAAAGCTGTTGCGTACCATGAGTGCTTCCCCTTTATGGTTGGAAAAGTTAATTGATTGTGAATAAAAGAAAATTTAAAAAAACGAACGGTAAAAACAATGATCTCTATGCGCAGGCACTGTTTCAGCAATCTGAATTGCCTGGTCAGCCTTTTGATGGGCTCGGATCACTGATCGATTCCTTCAGTCTCCTGAATCTCTTGTGCAGGACTGTTCCCGAAAAGTCCACAAGGCGGATAACAAAAAACGCGACGAACAAGCGGGGTAAAAAGTCAGTTACCAAACAGACGCTCAAAAAAAGGCACAGTCATAATAGAGTGCGACTAAATTTTGGTTAATCCGGTTTGCAAGTTCTTAAGGTGTTCACGCCTGGGGCAAACCACTCCTCATTGGCTGAATATCAAATCAATCTTTATTTTTCAGTCACGGATGCAGGATGAGTAAAAGAGCAATTTATAAA
This sequence is a window from Orrella marina. Protein-coding genes within it:
- the pepN gene encoding aminopeptidase N, which produces MTIQRTDYTPYPYELPAIHLEFDLDPKCTLVHTKIDVKAKADTMTGEALILDGEAIDLRGLRIDGQSWDHYELDKDLGKLIIRSLPRACTLEIDSSCNPSSNDALMGLYVSGKSLFTQCEPEGFRRISWFADRPDVMSRFQVTLRADPDVYPILLSNGNRIHAEQLPDGRQSCVWEDPFLKPSYLFALVAGQFDCREQTVRTRSGREVLLQIYSDPGTFDRTLWAMESLIRALRWDESRFDLELDLDRFMIVVAADFNMGAMENKGLNVFNAAYVLADPETATDSNFEGIEAVIGHEYFHNWTGNRVTCRDWFQLSLKEGLTVFRDQEFTADMKAEGLDPARAASARSVKRIDDVAMLRAAQFPEDAGPMAHPIRPQSYEEISNFYTATVYEKGAEVIRMMHTLLGEEIFQLGMKEYFRRHDGQAVTCDDFVDAMQHAWQTRHPERDLTVFARWYSQAGTPSVKVTTERTSEHDQIRLTLSQQCPPVGVERNANIEKQPFHIPVLLGAINQQGESLTLQCDEQHGQTLLLELTRQSQSWLINGWTQDAAGSFLRDFSAPVRLEISQPQEALHRLARHDPNAFARWEATQILLSNAVLKLAELADDGQARTDLPESLTTSIHTLSDTFSLILQDTTLDDAYRTRLLEMPSDKYLLHQMDQMDPLAVAQAKNRLVQILARPLETALVQIVTEAQADGDDSKDVFDPSALAAGRRALVNLALDWLCQMGSTQGKALALAQYDRAGNMTARLGALLALFRHPEHDSAVLDASESFYTRFQDNALVIDKWFALQASAPTTDVAKARSLMQHPAFNRRNPNRVRALLFQFCANNPLGFHAADGSGYQFWAEQVIDLDRSNPEVAARLARVLDHWRHHRPVTQDMMQAALQSVADQSDLSPNTREVVGKALAL
- a CDS encoding quinone oxidoreductase family protein, whose product is MSTLTKAIRIEQNGGPEVLTMMEIEVPAPADNEITIKQHAAGLNFIDIYFRTGLYKSPLPHGLGFEGAGEVAAVGKNVTHLKVGDRVAYGQSPIGAYAYVRNVPAAQVVKLPDGISYEQAAAIMLKGLTVQYLFRQTYRIKEGETILFHAAAGGVGLIACQWAKALGVKLIGTASSQEKMDLALEHGAWKMINYSTENVPERVLELTDGKKVPVVYDGVGKSTWEMSLDSLQPRGLLVSYGNASGAVEGVNLGILAAKGSLYVTRPTLAVHVNTAEKMQAAADELFDLVVQGKIKVRIDQRYRLEEAAQAQEALAARKTTGASVFVLD
- a CDS encoding class 1 fructose-bisphosphatase, which produces MNKKRTSLTQYLVEKQRTDKALPPELRLLIEIVSRACKTISHHVSKGALGGVLGSLGTENIQGEVQKKLDVISNEYLLEANEWGGHLAAMASEEMEAIYLIPNRYPKGEYLLLFDPLDGSSNIDVNVSIGTIFSVIKAPADASGRDICEADFMQPGHTQVAAGYAIYGPQTMLVLTVGEGVVGFTLDREMGSWVLTHEDLTIPEQTSEFAINMSNTRHWEKPVNRYIDECLAGTEGPRGKNFNMRWIASMVADVHRLIIRGGVFMYPWDARDPNKPGKLRLMYEANPMSFLVEQAGGMSTNGRTRIMDIQPQGLHERVSVVMGSKEEVERVTRYHLEADQAK
- a CDS encoding H-NS histone family protein; translated protein: MVRNSFAAKKAKIKKEMEKLQRQIELLESKNRQPVIDNIIRSMKEYEITPEELLAAYAKGGRVAAKTRTARKSVGAPRGPVAPKYRNPETDDKWTGRGKPPRWITEAESRGVSRDQFLIEPKEQPQPSADQNTLSLSNSTSGI
- a CDS encoding BCCT family transporter; its protein translation is MSSERPGWVFYVSALILSGFVFYGAVSPAELATTAANVLHFTTSHFGWLYLVITTGFLVFCLGVAFSRYGDIRLGVEGEAPEFSYFSWLGMIFSAGMGVGLVFWGVAEPMTHFITPPLGRAEPATAQAASLAMQYSLFHWGFHQWANFAVVGLSIAYVRFRLQRGGLISEGFRSTLGNRVDGSLGHAINILAVVSTVFGVATTLGLGMIQLNSGAQAVFGFPFGFESQLMILAGVSLIFMLASLTPLESGIRYVSDLNIMLAAVLLVFVFFAGPTDFITAAMTNAIGDYFNNMFGMSFVMSPYTGEDWVQRWTIFYWAWGLSWAPFVGSFIARISRGRTIRQFLLGVIGVPVLLSAVWFATFGGSALYFEMFENAHLAQLVDVEVSAGLFGMLELLPAYNVSSILFLILIGLFVITSANSATFVLGMFTAKGALVPSRTLRFVWGGIQAGVAGVLLLTGGLQALQTISIVAAFPFMVLMVFMAASLLKSLRDEVRQTELHDAMIRERVLRMLDEHEAQSRVATASELVSQAMTQSEKSGADQSLIANSSQP